CTACACTAAAAAGTGAATCTTTATCAATATCAGTTATTTCCATAACGTTTACTTCCTTCTTTTAATCCTTTTAACATTCTTGTTTTTACTTGCTCATATGAATTTGATGCACCGGGACCTAGGTGAACTATTATATCTCCTGGTTTAGCATATTTCATTGCTAACTCTGCTGCTTCATCTATAGTGCATACTGCTAGTTTTATCACATCATCATTTTCTATTGCACTGAGTAGTTCTATTGCTCCATTCATATTGAGAGTATCAGTTATTTCAACATAACCTGTTGCTATTACCATGTTAGCGTAATCACCTATTACTCTGCCGCTTTCTGATTTGTCTCGTATTGTTGTTGAATCTACAGAATTATATAATATTATAAGATATTCATCTTTTATGGCTTCTAATGCTTGTCTTACACTTTGATCACCATAAGATGCATCATAATATGCATCAACACCGTTGAATTTACCAAGGTACTCCATACGTCCACCTACTCCAGTAAATTCATTAATTCCCTTTTTAACATCATCTATTGATAATCCATAAGTCATACTTGCTGCTATTGCTGCTGTAAGATTTTCATAATTATAATATGCTATTGTATCAATATCAATAGTGGTTTCTAGTTCTTCACCATTCTTATTTATTTTAATATGATATTTATCGTCATCATAGAATCCATCATAAATTGGAACATATTTATCTGTATGAGATGGTTCATCATTTTCAAAGTTAAAATAGATTGTATCTTCACGTTTATATGTTAATAAGTCACCACATTGAGAGTTAGCTACTAACAATTGACTTGCTGGTACAATACATGCTTTACGATCAACATATTTCTGCATTGAACCTCCGAATTCGCATAAGTGTTCTGGTCGTAGATTAGTTAAAACTCCAATTTTTAGATCAAGTTCACCCATAATACCTAATGTCCCATGAGGTAATTCTAGTATAGCAATATCTGCTCCCTTATATTCCCCTCTAACAATATCATCAACTATAGCCTCACTAACTAGGTTCCATTTCATAGATGAACACTGATATACTTTATATCCTGCAGCTTTAAAGATATGTGTTAACATGTCTGTTGTAGTTGTTTTACCAAATGACCCTGTAATACCAATTTTATCCATGTCAAGAATATCATTAACAATATCACTAATTATCTTTCTAGTAACTATAATTTTGGATTGATTATCAACTTCTTTACGGATAGGTGCTGATTCAGGTATTGTCGGTGCTAAAAATACAGCTTCATAATCTGATATATCTTGTTCTTTATCACCTAGGTTAAGTGTAACTCCTTCTTTATCTAATATGTCAAGCATTTCCTTTCTTCTATTAGTAAACTCATCGTATGTTTTTGAATCACTGATTGTTACATCAACCCCTATATGATTCAGTAATCTAGCTACTGGTCTTCCAGCATTACCTGCTCCTATTACTAAGCATGACTTAAACATTGATATTGCAACTCCTGTAATTTAATAATAAATAATTTTTTTTTAAAAACGTGATATACATAATAATTTCATAAATTTAGTTTAATACATGAAATAAATTATCATTAATTAAAATATGTATCTTTATAAGATAAATAATTTTAATCTAAAAAAAGTAAAAAATAGAAAAATTATTCAATTATATTGTTTTTTCTTAATAAATCGCTAGCAGGGTCCATTCCCTGTGCACCTAACAATAATATAACATCATCATCTGATGCTTGGTTAATTGTATTTATTAATGCTTCTTCTAGGGATTCTATAAGTGTATATTGAATATTATCTTTATCTAAGGTATCTAAGAAAATTTTTAGTTCAGAATCAAGAACTGTATTTAAATGATTCACTACATCAACACTACATGTTAGTACAAGAGTATAATTATCTCTATCTCCAAGTACTTCCGATAATGCCTCTGCTATTTCACGGTTAATATCCTCCCCTCTGGAACCTCTAATTGCATCAACAACAAATAAATTGTTACCGAGTTTAGCTCCATTTTCAATCGTTAATTTAATTCCTGAAGGATTATGAGCAAAGTCATCGATTATTACTGGTGAATCTTTTAATCTAATAAAACGTCTTGCTAAAGGTTTATAATTTCTTAAGGATCCTATAACGTCTTCCCTTTTAATATCTTCTAATGAGGTTACAACTGCTAATGCAGCCATAATATCCTGTATAAAGTGTGCTGATGTGAATGGTAACTCTTTTTCTTCTACATATAACTCGTCTTTACAGTATATCCCAACACCTTCCTTATATGAGATATCAAGTAAATTATCAGGGTTATAATTTCCGAAAAATAATACTTTACTATTAGTATCCTCTACTATCTTACTCATTTTACGAATATTCTTATCCTCATAGTTAAGAACTAGTAATCCTTTATTCATATCTCTAATAGTTCTTGCTGCACCGGATATTTCATACAATAAATTTTCAAATGAACCTGCTAAATTAATATGATCCATTGATGCATTTGTTATTATTACTGCCCATGGCTGTAATGCACTCATCATCTGATAACAATGGTCTTCCATTATTCTATCATCCCATCCTTGAACTTCTGATACTTCTAAGGCAATTGCCTCAACTTCACCTTTAGTCTCATAAAATTCAGCTAATTCTGATGCCACACGTGGATCAATAAGTGTATTACCCTCTGATTCTGCATCAGTATTAGTATATGTGTTATAACCTAAATCTGAAAAAATAGTATAAAGAAGATGAGTGGTTGTTGATTTACCATTTGTTCCAGTAATTGCTATTTTTAGAGCATCACCTGCAAATTCCTTAACACTTTCATTTAATGCTAGTGCTGTTGCATATTCTATATGACTAGTTACAATTAATGTAAAATCTAATTTTTCAGCTACTTCTATAGCATTATCATGAGGATTCTGTGTTATTAAACAAGAAACTCCCTTATTTTTTGCAATTTCAATACCTTTATCATTAATTTTATGTCTGATAACTATATCATTCAAACTTGCTTTATTTAAAAAAGTAAATTTACCAGATAAAATAATATCTGGACCATATAATACTCCATCAATTTTATCTGCTAATTCTGATGCTTTAATACTATAATTCATACATTATTCCCCGAATCAATCTAAATTATACCAAATATGAATAATGCTACAATTGAAGCTACTACTGTAAGACCCCAATATAGTAATACTATCTTTTGTTCAGACATTCCGTGATAATTTAATGTGTGATGTAATGGTTCAACTGGTAATGTAATAACATGTGCCCTATGTAATAAACTTATTATAACAGATACAATAGGTACAGCTAATGCAATAATGGAAAATATTAAAGAATTTCCAAGTAAAGCAGCCACCATATATCCTGTTCCTAGAGCATATGAACCTGTATCGCCCATGAATATTTTTGCAGGATAATGATTTAATACTAAGAAACCAACAGAAGCACCTGCAATAACAATAAATGGTAATGAAGCAACTGAGCCTGTAGCAATATTAGCATACAGTGCGGAAGCTACAGATGCTATAGCAATAATACCTGCTGCTAAACCATCCATTCCATCAATTAAATTAATTGAATTTATAGAACCAATTATTGCACATATTGCTAATGGAATCATTAAATAACCAATTTCAAACCCACTAATATTAGTTGGTAATACTCCTGGTAAAATAATAAAACAAGCAACTACAAACTGAGTTAGAATTTTTTCTTTTTCAGTTGTTTCACTCTTAATAGGTATTTCATCTATTACTGTGAGTTTATGTTCTTGTTCTACTATTTTATTATAATCTTTTTTAGCTTTAGGTGATGCTATTCTAGCTTCTTCACCTGGTTCTAATGTTAATAATCCTATGTGAACTGGTTCAGTTCCATCATTACGGACAACTTTCTGATATTCTTTTACCTTGAAACCAAGTAAATCATCAAACATTCCGAATAAACCTGCAACTACCATCATGAACACAGTTATAAGCAAATAACTGGAAGAATGCCAATCAAATAAAAATAATGCCATTAAAAGTACACCTAAGATGATTCCAAAACCACCCATTGTAGGTGTTCCACTTTTCTGTCTGTGTTCAGATATAATTGGATTATCTCTTATGTCTGCTACTAATAATTCCCTTCTAACAACTGACGTGAAAATTGCAGTTGCAATGATTGTTATTAGAAAAATTAGTATATCTACTTGTCCAATCACATTTTAACCCCCTAAAGTTAAAAATTGAATTTTAATAATTAATATTTATTTTCATTAACATTAAAATAAGTAACTATTAAAAAAAGTAAAAATAAAAGATATTAAAAAAAATAAAAAAAGTAAATTAAATAATATTCAATCAAAATGAATATTATTCTGATTAGCGTAATTATTTACAAGTTCATAAGTCAAATCGTTCAGATTACCTCTGTTTTCTGCTCGAATTGTAACTCTTTGGTAATGTTTTGGACCATGAACAATATAAGAATTATCACCATCAAATTTTTTTGTAGCGGGTATTTTTTTATCAGCAGGAAAATCTCCGACAGGTAATTCTGCAGAACAATAGTTTTTCATGGAATTTTTAACATTTTTAGCAGACCAGTTGCCTTTTGCCATGTCAATTAGTTGACATAATGGATAAATATTAGTGGTAGCTGCTGTCATATATCTTGTTCCACTAGGTCTTGTATTTAATTCTATGATATAATCATTGTTAGAAGTGTTATCATGTAATATGTCAATGTCCATTGTTCCTTCTACACCGACTAAATCTGCTATTTTCTGAGCTAATACCTGTAATTCTTTGTTATGTTCTGCATTATCTATATCTTGAATATTTAAAGGAGCTTGTTTAATTTTCTTTAGAGGATGTGTACCTTTTAATGTTGTATCTCCTTTATATACTGGACATAAAGCTACTGATTCATTATTCCAACGTAGCACTTCTATTGAAACTTCAAATCCTTCTATGAATTCTTCGGTGAAAATATTATTTTTTGATGATACAAATTCTTCAATATCCTCTCTATTAAGAGCTATTTTTACACCGGTTCCACCTTGTCCTTCTGGTGTTTTTAATACTATAGGTAATTCCTCTTCAATACTGCTAATATTATAAGGTTCGTTTAGATGCTTAAATTTTGGTGTTTTTATATTATTTTCCTGTAATAATTGTTTAGTGGAATATTTATCAGCAGCTAATGTTGCAGTATATTGAGAAGCGGCTATTACTGGAATATCATTTTCTTTTTCTAGGACATCTTTCATTTTACCTACTTCTGGTAGTGGAGGGTCAATCCCTATTAATGGAATTACTGCATCTACATCCTCTTTTATTGCTACTTCCATTGGTTTATCCATTCCTCTTGGTACAATATATTTTTTATCTGCTAAATCAAGGTTGTCTGCATGTTCATTAGACTCTGTAACAATAGATGTTATACCCTCTTGTTTTAGATACCATGAAACGTCATCAAATAATCTTGACCCTATAAATAATATTTTCATTAAAAAAAACTCCTTAAACAATTTCTACTAATAAATCTGTAAGCTCTTCAATACTTTCTTTTACTTCATCTGAAATCACGTTAACTAAAGTCATGTCTTTTGGTTGTATTCCAATAGTGAAAAAAGTACTTCCCACTGTTTCTTCGATAAAATTTATTATAAAGGATATGGGCATAGTGTGAGTTGATAAATTAAATGTATCAATTTGCTCCTTCTCTATTTTAATTATTGATCCCGGTGTTGTATCAAATTCTACAGCATCTATAATTATTATATGTGATGGTTTTAGTTTTCTTATTTCTATCGTATGATTTTCAGGAGCTGTTCCTGCATTTAAGAGATAAATATTGTCTGTATTTTTATCAGTTACTTTTGTTAGTTTATCATACAATATATCTAATGTTAATGGTCCTAATCCATCATCACCTCTTAATGTATTACCTATACCTAGTATTAATAAGTTATCATAATCTTTTAGAAAATTACTTAAGTCTTCTGATGTTTGCTTGGATATTATTTAATCCACCCCCCATTACATAATTAATATTAATAATAATTTTTTCACCAGCTGTTACATCTATTTCATCTACTGGTATTAGTAGTGGTGGATTTAACATTGGTGTTGGTTCTAGTATTATATCATCAGTTATTATTGTATATGTTGTTAATTTAATTGCATTAATTTTACCACTATTAGTTGTGGTTATCTTAATATTCTTTTCTACATTTTCATTTATTAATTCTGAGAAATTAACTCGCTGATATTTTAATTCATCAGATAATGATTCGTATTTTGGAAGATTATCTTCATAATAGGTTATATGATTAATATTTGTTGATATTAACTGTACTGTTGTATATACTGCTTTAGGTATGAATATTGTTGAATCAGTGATATATTTATGAGCATTATTAATTACAGGTACTTGTTCTTCATCAATTAATGCAGTATCTAACATTTCACAAATTATTACATCAGGTTTCTCTGTAAATACATACTGTGTTGCATCCGTTTCTATTAATTTAATGTTTTTATTTTCTGAGAAATTTTCTTTTGTATGTTTTAATATGAATGGATTTTGTTCTATTGCAAATACTTTTATAGCATTATTTGATGCAAATTGCGCTAATATACCTGATCCCGTTCCTAAATCATAAACTACTCCATGTGATAATCTATTGATAGCTTTTTTAAATGATTCTACTCTCTTATTATCATTAATTAAATCATCATAATATGTCATTATATAATAATTTGTTATTCATCATAATAAGATTATATTAAGTACTCTGTGTTAGAAAAAAAGCTAAGATAATGTTTTAATTAAAAAAATAGTATCAGTATACTTGGATATTGAGATATAATTGAGAACTAAAATGATTGTGGGTATATTGTGTGGGTATAAAAATAATTATTTTAATTCTCGTCGCTAACTTTTTCTAATTCACCAGATCCTGCACTGGTTAATTTTACGTGTTCAACTCCTTTTAATCTCATAAGTTTTTCAGTTAAATCACGTATATATATTACGTCACCTTTTACTATAATAACTTCTAAGCAATATTTATCATTCATATGTATATGTAAACTTGCACTAATTTGCTGACGGTATTCATGTTGAATATCTGTCATAGCTTCCATTACTCCAACGTAATGATGATCATAGATTACGGTGATTACTCCTACACGTTCACCCT
This genomic interval from Candidatus Methanosphaera massiliense contains the following:
- a CDS encoding Mur ligase family protein, which encodes MNYSIKASELADKIDGVLYGPDIILSGKFTFLNKASLNDIVIRHKINDKGIEIAKNKGVSCLITQNPHDNAIEVAEKLDFTLIVTSHIEYATALALNESVKEFAGDALKIAITGTNGKSTTTHLLYTIFSDLGYNTYTNTDAESEGNTLIDPRVASELAEFYETKGEVEAIALEVSEVQGWDDRIMEDHCYQMMSALQPWAVIITNASMDHINLAGSFENLLYEISGAARTIRDMNKGLLVLNYEDKNIRKMSKIVEDTNSKVLFFGNYNPDNLLDISYKEGVGIYCKDELYVEEKELPFTSAHFIQDIMAALAVVTSLEDIKREDVIGSLRNYKPLARRFIRLKDSPVIIDDFAHNPSGIKLTIENGAKLGNNLFVVDAIRGSRGEDINREIAEALSEVLGDRDNYTLVLTCSVDVVNHLNTVLDSELKIFLDTLDKDNIQYTLIESLEEALINTINQASDDDVILLLGAQGMDPASDLLRKNNIIE
- the nikR gene encoding nickel-responsive transcriptional regulator NikR encodes the protein MRISMSLPNKLLSEFDEVLRDRGYQSRSKGIRDALKDYILRYQWMNQMEGERVGVITVIYDHHYVGVMEAMTDIQHEYRQQISASLHIHMNDKYCLEVIIVKGDVIYIRDLTEKLMRLKGVEHVKLTSAGSGELEKVSDEN
- the hycI gene encoding hydrogenase maturation peptidase HycI → MISKQTSEDLSNFLKDYDNLLILGIGNTLRGDDGLGPLTLDILYDKLTKVTDKNTDNIYLLNAGTAPENHTIEIRKLKPSHIIIIDAVEFDTTPGSIIKIEKEQIDTFNLSTHTMPISFIINFIEETVGSTFFTIGIQPKDMTLVNVISDEVKESIEELTDLLVEIV
- a CDS encoding glycosyltransferase family 4 protein, encoding MIGQVDILIFLITIIATAIFTSVVRRELLVADIRDNPIISEHRQKSGTPTMGGFGIILGVLLMALFLFDWHSSSYLLITVFMMVVAGLFGMFDDLLGFKVKEYQKVVRNDGTEPVHIGLLTLEPGEEARIASPKAKKDYNKIVEQEHKLTVIDEIPIKSETTEKEKILTQFVVACFIILPGVLPTNISGFEIGYLMIPLAICAIIGSINSINLIDGMDGLAAGIIAIASVASALYANIATGSVASLPFIVIAGASVGFLVLNHYPAKIFMGDTGSYALGTGYMVAALLGNSLIFSIIALAVPIVSVIISLLHRAHVITLPVEPLHHTLNYHGMSEQKIVLLYWGLTVVASIVALFIFGII
- a CDS encoding Mur ligase family protein; this translates as MFKSCLVIGAGNAGRPVARLLNHIGVDVTISDSKTYDEFTNRRKEMLDILDKEGVTLNLGDKEQDISDYEAVFLAPTIPESAPIRKEVDNQSKIIVTRKIISDIVNDILDMDKIGITGSFGKTTTTDMLTHIFKAAGYKVYQCSSMKWNLVSEAIVDDIVRGEYKGADIAILELPHGTLGIMGELDLKIGVLTNLRPEHLCEFGGSMQKYVDRKACIVPASQLLVANSQCGDLLTYKREDTIYFNFENDEPSHTDKYVPIYDGFYDDDKYHIKINKNGEELETTIDIDTIAYYNYENLTAAIAASMTYGLSIDDVKKGINEFTGVGGRMEYLGKFNGVDAYYDASYGDQSVRQALEAIKDEYLIILYNSVDSTTIRDKSESGRVIGDYANMVIATGYVEITDTLNMNGAIELLSAIENDDVIKLAVCTIDEAAELAMKYAKPGDIIVHLGPGASNSYEQVKTRMLKGLKEGSKRYGNN
- a CDS encoding ATP-grasp domain-containing protein, producing MKILFIGSRLFDDVSWYLKQEGITSIVTESNEHADNLDLADKKYIVPRGMDKPMEVAIKEDVDAVIPLIGIDPPLPEVGKMKDVLEKENDIPVIAASQYTATLAADKYSTKQLLQENNIKTPKFKHLNEPYNISSIEEELPIVLKTPEGQGGTGVKIALNREDIEEFVSSKNNIFTEEFIEGFEVSIEVLRWNNESVALCPVYKGDTTLKGTHPLKKIKQAPLNIQDIDNAEHNKELQVLAQKIADLVGVEGTMDIDILHDNTSNNDYIIELNTRPSGTRYMTAATTNIYPLCQLIDMAKGNWSAKNVKNSMKNYCSAELPVGDFPADKKIPATKKFDGDNSYIVHGPKHYQRVTIRAENRGNLNDLTYELVNNYANQNNIHFD
- a CDS encoding 50S ribosomal protein L11 methyltransferase gives rise to the protein MTYYDDLINDNKRVESFKKAINRLSHGVVYDLGTGSGILAQFASNNAIKVFAIEQNPFILKHTKENFSENKNIKLIETDATQYVFTEKPDVIICEMLDTALIDEEQVPVINNAHKYITDSTIFIPKAVYTTVQLISTNINHITYYEDNLPKYESLSDELKYQRVNFSELINENVEKNIKITTTNSGKINAIKLTTYTIITDDIILEPTPMLNPPLLIPVDEIDVTAGEKIIININYVMGGGLNNIQANIRRLK